In Curtobacterium sp. TC1, the following proteins share a genomic window:
- a CDS encoding O-antigen ligase family protein, which translates to MTNTWPLARGTVPEREAFAFGATTIFVLFAGDAVPNTLTWVGAGILWALVAAWGITILVRAKPPLVRSPWPLWAFLAWCMLSVVWSHWRFATISSLTVQVICAAVAFTIASTLTWRRILDALSLALRWVLLLSILFEAVVAVFVRHPIAPIWTDYGDADIPDAFYFSRAELFTGGRIQGLPGNANLLAMVALLVAIVVVLQLAEGRMRRQRATGWLVVAALGFVLTRSSTVIAAALVVAVVALVAVWMRRVPTERRTPRYLLLALGALVVAVAAFVLRGPVSELLGKGSDATGRGEIWAKVLGLIDQHAVVGWGWIGYWWPGIPTLADLAHRKGVTYLQAHDAYLDVWMQTGIIGLVLFLLYVVTTLSRSWACATRIGYDAALRPRTFDPVSLLPLLVVVALLVQSVAESRLLYQGNWVLFALIAIKTRIVLTGEEPTSTGDGPRTPPAKREFRWATTR; encoded by the coding sequence GTGACGAACACCTGGCCGCTGGCACGCGGGACCGTACCCGAGCGCGAGGCGTTCGCCTTCGGTGCGACCACGATCTTCGTGCTCTTCGCCGGCGACGCGGTCCCGAACACCCTCACCTGGGTCGGCGCTGGCATCCTGTGGGCGCTCGTGGCTGCCTGGGGCATCACGATCCTGGTCCGGGCGAAGCCGCCGCTCGTGCGCTCCCCCTGGCCGCTCTGGGCCTTCCTGGCGTGGTGCATGCTGTCGGTCGTCTGGTCGCACTGGCGCTTCGCGACGATCTCGAGCCTGACCGTGCAGGTGATCTGCGCCGCCGTGGCCTTCACGATCGCCTCCACCCTGACCTGGCGCCGCATCCTCGACGCGCTCAGCCTCGCGCTCCGCTGGGTGCTGCTGCTCTCGATCCTGTTCGAGGCCGTCGTCGCCGTGTTCGTGCGGCACCCCATCGCGCCGATCTGGACCGACTACGGCGACGCCGACATCCCGGACGCCTTCTACTTCTCACGCGCCGAGCTCTTCACCGGCGGCCGCATCCAGGGGCTGCCGGGCAACGCGAACCTGCTGGCAATGGTCGCGCTGCTCGTCGCGATCGTCGTCGTGCTGCAGCTCGCCGAGGGCCGTATGCGTCGGCAGCGGGCCACCGGCTGGCTCGTGGTCGCCGCTCTCGGGTTCGTGCTCACCCGCTCGTCGACGGTCATCGCGGCCGCGCTGGTCGTCGCCGTCGTCGCCCTGGTCGCCGTGTGGATGCGCCGGGTCCCGACGGAGCGACGCACCCCGCGGTACCTGCTGCTCGCGCTCGGCGCACTCGTCGTCGCCGTCGCGGCGTTCGTGCTCCGGGGGCCGGTCTCCGAACTGCTCGGCAAGGGGTCCGACGCGACCGGACGCGGTGAGATCTGGGCGAAGGTCCTCGGCCTCATCGACCAGCACGCGGTCGTCGGCTGGGGATGGATCGGCTACTGGTGGCCCGGCATCCCGACCCTGGCCGACCTGGCCCACCGCAAGGGCGTCACGTACCTGCAGGCGCACGACGCCTACCTGGACGTCTGGATGCAGACCGGCATCATCGGGCTCGTCCTGTTCCTGCTGTACGTCGTCACGACGCTGTCGCGCTCGTGGGCGTGCGCGACCCGGATCGGCTACGACGCCGCGCTCCGTCCGCGCACGTTCGACCCGGTGTCGCTCCTGCCGCTGCTCGTCGTCGTCGCACTGCTCGTGCAGTCCGTCGCCGAGTCCCGGCTGCTCTACCAGGGGAACTGGGTGCTCTTCGCGCTCATCGCGATCAAGACCCGGATCGTCCTGACCGGCGAGGAACCGACCTCGACCGGCGACGGCCCGCGCACCCCGCCGGCGAAGCGCGAGTTCCGCTGGGCCACCACGCGCTGA
- a CDS encoding O-antigen ligase family protein, translated as MSRHVLGRRYLSAWIGFSAGGRFSQALATVIVLFGFGQPTVQALVGRSGTWAVLVTLFVLAGLSLLGQRYRIEWHGVLPLSLLAFVGYCALSVLWSEYSWVALRGLVQTVCFIGLGLYLALGRDLVQVIRASGDAFRILLVVALGLEVLSGLVLDVPLPAFGIRGDIAYGGPIQGIGGTRNFMGFIAAMALVTFVVEFLTRSVTMWRAIGSTALAVIALMLVQSPITGLAMIALAVTALALWSLRHARPATRPVVNGVLGSAVLLTLVVAVFARHRLLAEIGAAGGTATRIDLWSQIRVLTERYPIQGWGWVGTWPTEPVVPYVTLIDPAGARFTSGLNAFVDAWLQLGVAGTIILGIAALLAFARAWVTATTFPGVAYVWPAAVLVLLAVTSAAESYLLHGAGLMFFVTVLVIAARRRSWRRHLPRA; from the coding sequence GTGAGCAGACACGTGCTCGGGCGCCGGTACCTCTCCGCCTGGATCGGCTTCTCGGCCGGTGGACGGTTCAGCCAGGCGCTCGCGACGGTCATCGTGCTGTTCGGGTTCGGGCAGCCGACCGTGCAGGCACTGGTCGGCCGGTCCGGCACGTGGGCCGTGCTCGTCACGCTGTTCGTGCTCGCCGGGCTGAGCCTGCTCGGGCAGCGGTACCGGATCGAGTGGCACGGCGTGCTCCCCCTCTCGCTGCTGGCGTTCGTCGGGTACTGCGCGTTGAGCGTGCTCTGGAGCGAGTACTCCTGGGTCGCCCTGCGCGGGCTCGTGCAGACCGTCTGCTTCATCGGGCTCGGGCTGTACCTCGCCCTCGGGCGGGACCTGGTGCAGGTGATCCGGGCGTCCGGTGACGCGTTCCGGATCTTGCTCGTCGTCGCCCTCGGGCTCGAGGTGCTGTCCGGACTGGTGCTCGACGTCCCGCTGCCGGCCTTCGGGATCCGTGGAGACATCGCGTACGGCGGCCCGATCCAGGGCATCGGCGGGACGCGCAACTTCATGGGCTTCATCGCCGCGATGGCTCTGGTCACCTTCGTCGTCGAGTTCCTCACCCGCTCCGTGACCATGTGGCGCGCGATCGGCTCGACCGCCCTCGCCGTCATCGCCCTCATGCTCGTGCAGTCCCCCATCACGGGCCTCGCGATGATCGCCCTCGCCGTCACCGCCCTGGCCCTCTGGTCGCTCCGGCACGCGCGGCCCGCCACCAGACCGGTGGTCAACGGCGTCCTCGGCTCCGCCGTCCTGCTCACGCTGGTGGTGGCGGTGTTCGCCCGGCACCGGCTGCTCGCCGAGATCGGCGCGGCCGGGGGCACCGCGACGCGCATCGACCTGTGGTCGCAGATCCGGGTCCTGACCGAGCGCTACCCGATCCAGGGCTGGGGGTGGGTCGGGACGTGGCCGACCGAGCCCGTCGTGCCCTACGTCACGCTCATCGACCCGGCCGGCGCACGGTTCACCTCGGGCCTCAACGCGTTCGTCGACGCCTGGCTGCAGCTCGGGGTGGCGGGCACGATCATCCTCGGCATCGCCGCGCTGCTGGCCTTCGCGCGGGCGTGGGTGACGGCGACGACGTTCCCCGGGGTCGCCTACGTGTGGCCGGCCGCGGTGCTGGTGCTCCTCGCGGTGACGAGCGCGGCGGAGAGCTACCTGCTGCACGGAGCGGGCCTGATGTTCTTCGTGACGGTGCTCGTCATCGCGGCGCGGCGGCGCTCGTGGCGCCGGCACCTGCCGCGGGCGTAG
- a CDS encoding polyprenol monophosphomannose synthase, with protein sequence MNPAETTALVVVPTYDEAENIRAIADAILTAAPGVHVLVVDDGSPDGTGDIVRSLAAADDRVHLLQRAGKLGLGTAYVAGFRWGLERGYPLLVEMDADGSHPADRLPALIDAVTASDDVLLAIGSRWVPGGSVVDWPLRRQALSRGANTYARLVLGIHVRDITAGYRVYRSDAIARMDLGSIDSKGYCFQVDMTLRVDALGGRIVEVPIRFRDRVHGVSKMSRSIVVEAMLRVTQWGLQRRLGRPTRP encoded by the coding sequence GTGAACCCAGCCGAGACGACGGCCCTCGTCGTCGTCCCGACGTACGACGAGGCCGAGAACATCCGCGCCATCGCCGACGCGATCCTGACGGCGGCGCCCGGTGTCCACGTGCTGGTCGTCGACGACGGCAGCCCGGACGGAACCGGCGACATCGTGCGGTCCCTGGCGGCCGCCGACGACCGGGTGCACCTGCTGCAGCGCGCCGGCAAGCTCGGGCTCGGCACGGCCTACGTCGCCGGGTTCCGGTGGGGGCTCGAGCGCGGCTACCCGCTGCTCGTCGAGATGGACGCGGACGGCTCGCACCCGGCCGACCGGTTGCCCGCGCTCATCGACGCGGTCACCGCCTCGGACGACGTCCTGCTCGCGATCGGGTCGCGCTGGGTGCCCGGGGGATCGGTCGTCGACTGGCCGCTCCGCCGTCAGGCCCTGAGCCGCGGTGCGAACACGTACGCGCGGCTGGTGCTCGGGATCCACGTGCGGGACATCACCGCCGGGTACCGCGTCTACCGCTCCGACGCGATCGCGCGGATGGACCTCGGGTCGATCGACTCGAAGGGGTACTGCTTCCAGGTCGACATGACGCTGCGCGTGGACGCCCTGGGCGGCCGCATCGTCGAGGTGCCGATCCGGTTCCGTGACCGCGTGCACGGGGTCTCGAAGATGAGCCGCTCCATCGTGGTCGAGGCCATGCTCCGCGTCACGCAGTGGGGCCTGCAGCGCCGCCTGGGTCGCCCCACCCGCCCGTAG
- a CDS encoding glycosyltransferase, with protein sequence MTERKPGVVSVILVNYKGTDDTLTSIAELRKQDWPQDKLEVIVVENGSGPEHLGRLQASDLDFTLVDAGANLGFTGGCNLGVEKSSGEVVAFLNNDARPDTGWVREAMATFASGADIGAVASKVLDWEGVNIDFTEAAMTWYGMGYKPFAGSPDTGRWESETDVLFGTGAAMFIRAELFEQLDGFDDRYFMFYEDVDLGWRLNLLGWRFRYQPKSVAFHKHHASMNKFGDFRETYLLERNALFTLYKNLGDEQLAAALPGSLALAVRRAVGRGELDSTELDLRNPGDDSVPTIPVPKTSMAGIYGVDQFVEQLPSMTESRRAIQATRVRSDRELLRLFGNRDEPAYPIEDYLAGYDKIVHSLGVLEVGTRRRILIITGDSIGAKMAGPAIRATQMAKQLASEHDVRVVSLTRSSQIDPSYEVVTVPHRHPRQMVEHEGWADVIIVQGHALRLFPVLESTSKILVVDVYDPLHLEQLEQGRSDDVDQWNRQILDASDTLNHQLELGDYFICASERQRMFWLGQLAGSGRVNARTYSRDADLRSLIGVVPFGLSSTPPVHDQPRVKGVVPGIGKNDKLVVWGGGIYDWFDPITLVRSIAQLAARRPSVKLFFMGVQHPNPDVPEMDIVAKVRAEADALGLTGKHVFFNDSWIPYEERGAYLLEADAGVSTHYEHLETTFSFRTRILDYLWARLPIVTTAGDSFGDLVAEEQLGVAVHEQDVDGLATALETALFDKKARARFIANVDRVREQFTWENVLAPLVEFCRNPIRAADKSVRDTSTKLAPHTMRVRVPDRKKLSGVRYDVGRAVHYFRTEGPRSVAGKIKRRLGNR encoded by the coding sequence GTGACAGAGCGCAAGCCGGGAGTCGTGTCCGTCATCCTCGTGAACTACAAGGGCACGGACGACACCCTGACGAGCATCGCGGAACTCCGCAAGCAGGACTGGCCGCAGGACAAGCTCGAGGTGATCGTCGTCGAGAACGGCTCCGGTCCGGAGCACCTGGGTCGCCTGCAGGCGTCCGACCTCGACTTCACCCTGGTCGACGCCGGCGCCAACCTCGGCTTCACCGGCGGCTGCAACCTCGGCGTCGAGAAGTCCTCCGGCGAGGTCGTGGCGTTCCTCAACAACGACGCCCGCCCGGACACCGGCTGGGTGCGTGAGGCGATGGCGACGTTCGCGTCCGGCGCCGACATCGGTGCCGTGGCGTCGAAGGTCCTCGACTGGGAGGGCGTCAACATCGACTTCACCGAGGCCGCGATGACCTGGTACGGCATGGGCTACAAGCCGTTCGCCGGGTCGCCGGACACCGGTCGCTGGGAGAGCGAGACCGACGTCCTGTTCGGCACCGGCGCCGCGATGTTCATCCGCGCCGAGCTCTTCGAACAGCTCGACGGCTTCGACGACCGCTACTTCATGTTCTACGAGGACGTCGACCTGGGCTGGCGGCTCAACCTGCTCGGCTGGCGCTTCCGGTACCAGCCGAAGTCGGTCGCGTTCCACAAGCACCACGCGTCCATGAACAAGTTCGGCGACTTCCGCGAGACCTACCTGCTCGAGCGGAACGCCCTCTTCACGCTGTACAAGAACCTCGGTGACGAGCAGCTCGCCGCCGCCCTGCCCGGCTCCCTGGCGCTCGCCGTCCGCCGTGCCGTGGGTCGCGGGGAGCTCGACTCCACCGAGCTCGACCTGCGGAACCCCGGCGACGACAGCGTCCCCACCATCCCGGTGCCGAAGACGAGCATGGCCGGCATCTACGGCGTCGACCAGTTCGTCGAGCAGCTGCCGTCGATGACCGAGTCGCGCCGCGCGATCCAGGCCACGCGGGTCCGCAGCGACCGCGAGCTCCTGCGCCTGTTCGGCAACCGCGACGAACCCGCGTACCCGATCGAGGACTACCTGGCCGGCTACGACAAGATCGTGCACTCGCTCGGCGTGCTCGAGGTCGGCACCCGTCGTCGCATCCTCATCATCACGGGCGACTCGATCGGCGCGAAGATGGCCGGTCCGGCGATCCGCGCCACCCAGATGGCGAAGCAGCTCGCGTCCGAGCACGACGTGCGCGTGGTCAGCCTGACCCGCTCGTCGCAGATCGACCCGTCGTACGAGGTCGTCACCGTGCCGCACCGCCACCCGCGCCAGATGGTCGAGCACGAGGGCTGGGCCGACGTCATCATCGTGCAGGGCCACGCGCTCCGGCTGTTCCCCGTGCTCGAGTCGACGAGCAAGATCCTCGTCGTCGACGTGTACGACCCGCTGCACCTCGAGCAGCTCGAGCAGGGCCGCAGCGACGACGTCGACCAGTGGAACCGCCAGATCCTCGACGCCTCGGACACGCTCAACCACCAGCTCGAGCTCGGCGACTACTTCATCTGCGCGTCGGAGCGGCAGCGCATGTTCTGGCTCGGCCAGCTCGCCGGCTCCGGCCGGGTGAACGCGCGGACGTACTCGCGCGACGCCGACCTCCGCTCGCTCATCGGCGTCGTGCCGTTCGGGCTGTCCTCCACCCCGCCGGTGCACGACCAGCCGCGGGTCAAGGGCGTCGTGCCGGGCATCGGCAAGAACGACAAGCTCGTCGTCTGGGGCGGTGGCATCTACGACTGGTTCGACCCGATCACCCTGGTCCGTTCGATCGCGCAGCTCGCCGCACGCCGACCGTCCGTGAAGCTCTTCTTCATGGGCGTGCAGCACCCGAACCCCGACGTCCCCGAGATGGACATCGTCGCGAAGGTCCGTGCCGAGGCCGACGCCCTCGGTCTGACCGGCAAGCACGTGTTCTTCAACGACTCGTGGATCCCGTACGAGGAGCGCGGCGCGTACCTGCTCGAGGCCGACGCCGGCGTCTCGACGCACTACGAGCACCTCGAGACCACGTTCTCGTTCCGCACCCGCATCCTCGACTACCTGTGGGCACGCCTGCCGATCGTGACGACGGCCGGCGACTCGTTCGGTGACCTCGTCGCCGAGGAGCAGCTCGGCGTCGCGGTGCACGAGCAGGACGTCGACGGCCTGGCCACGGCGCTCGAGACGGCGCTCTTCGACAAGAAGGCCCGGGCCCGGTTCATCGCCAACGTCGACCGTGTGCGCGAGCAGTTCACGTGGGAGAACGTCCTGGCGCCGCTCGTCGAGTTCTGCCGCAACCCGATCCGCGCGGCGGACAAGTCGGTGCGCGACACCAGCACGAAGCTCGCGCCCCACACGATGCGCGTGCGCGTGCCGGACCGCAAGAAGCTCTCCGGCGTCCGGTACGACGTCGGCCGCGCGGTGCACTACTTCCGCACCGAGGGCCCGCGCAGCGTCGCGGGGAAGATCAAGCGACGCCTCGGCAACCGGTGA
- a CDS encoding glycosyltransferase, whose translation MTAAVIPNTPLFSPLAQEYAAIAAGAHAEGPRGTVRFAVSTADPAEGKGDLFVALGLARALRAEGWGVAMWPLERWGEAVPADTAVVVSMIESFVPGYVPAGTALVAWVRNWTAKWAALPYLDEFDAVWTSSGIARDAVAAQYDGPVEVVPIGVDLDLFTDERPHGAGTPAASTAPERTDRAVATVNFWGVRRRVQDVLAEVAPPEPIVWFAANVDHVEATAGVELRPAVSYFALPEVYRAAGFVVDDVIAPAAEYGTLNSRLYEALASGALPVTDCALGLDELGLSDVPVFDDAASLERVLAMPRAERTALTARLRAVVVERHSFRARAEQVGPVLDAAVTIASGRSGERNAFLRWATAQREVLRQAEQDRDVHLAGVQDINRRLVASEQQVGAYDTARRQAEAERDQIAARFAGLTRSPEYRLLHGVGLMARRVRR comes from the coding sequence GTGACTGCCGCAGTGATCCCGAACACTCCCCTGTTCTCGCCCCTCGCGCAGGAGTACGCGGCCATCGCGGCCGGTGCGCACGCCGAGGGGCCGCGCGGCACCGTCCGGTTCGCGGTCTCGACGGCTGACCCGGCCGAGGGCAAGGGCGACCTGTTCGTCGCGCTCGGGCTCGCGCGGGCGCTCCGTGCCGAGGGCTGGGGCGTCGCGATGTGGCCGCTCGAGCGCTGGGGTGAGGCGGTCCCCGCCGACACCGCCGTCGTGGTCAGCATGATCGAGTCGTTCGTCCCCGGGTACGTCCCCGCCGGCACCGCGCTGGTCGCGTGGGTGCGGAACTGGACGGCGAAGTGGGCGGCGCTGCCCTACCTCGACGAGTTCGATGCGGTGTGGACGTCGTCCGGCATCGCCCGCGACGCCGTCGCCGCGCAGTACGACGGACCCGTCGAGGTGGTCCCGATCGGCGTCGACCTGGACCTGTTCACCGACGAGCGTCCGCACGGCGCCGGCACCCCCGCGGCGTCGACCGCGCCCGAGCGCACCGACCGTGCCGTCGCGACCGTCAACTTCTGGGGTGTCCGCCGCCGCGTGCAGGACGTGCTCGCCGAGGTCGCGCCGCCCGAGCCGATCGTGTGGTTCGCCGCGAACGTCGACCACGTCGAGGCCACGGCCGGCGTCGAGCTGCGTCCCGCGGTGTCCTACTTCGCGCTGCCCGAGGTGTACCGCGCCGCCGGCTTCGTCGTCGACGACGTGATCGCCCCGGCCGCCGAGTACGGCACCCTGAACTCCCGCCTGTACGAAGCACTCGCGTCCGGGGCGCTGCCCGTGACCGACTGCGCGCTCGGCCTCGACGAGCTCGGCCTGTCCGACGTGCCGGTCTTCGACGACGCCGCGTCGCTCGAGCGGGTGCTCGCGATGCCCCGCGCCGAGCGCACGGCGCTGACGGCCCGACTCCGTGCCGTGGTCGTCGAGCGGCACTCGTTCCGGGCGCGCGCCGAGCAGGTCGGTCCGGTCCTGGACGCTGCCGTGACGATCGCCTCGGGTCGGTCCGGCGAGCGGAACGCGTTCCTGCGCTGGGCGACCGCGCAGCGCGAGGTCCTGCGCCAGGCCGAGCAGGACCGCGACGTCCACCTGGCCGGGGTGCAGGACATCAACCGGCGACTGGTCGCGTCGGAGCAGCAGGTCGGCGCGTACGACACGGCCCGCCGTCAGGCCGAGGCGGAGCGCGACCAGATCGCGGCGCGGTTCGCGGGCCTCACCCGGTCCCCCGAGTACCGGCTGCTGCACGGCGTGGGCCTGATGGCCCGGCGTGTGCGTCGCTGA